A region of Salvia splendens isolate huo1 chromosome 17, SspV2, whole genome shotgun sequence DNA encodes the following proteins:
- the LOC121773458 gene encoding uncharacterized protein LOC121773458, producing MEQSPNNGTKKVKLLCSYGGQIKSRPSDHHLSYLGGDTKIVAVDRAVKFSQFSAKLKSLLSDAAEISVKYQLPGEDLDALVSLIDDDDVEHMMIEYDRMQRISPKPARLRIFVFNISAPVKPVAASNPDYLFGFDKENQPSIAQTPLDLFPVPSRFSNGPVVHRVPVAAYGYSYGNREQSVYNLIPMMPPVSVVNGVELNGNMRHV from the coding sequence ATGGAGCAGAGCCCCAACAATGGCACCAAAAAGGTCAAATTACTCTGCAGCTACGGCGGCCAGATCAAGTCCCGCCCCTCCGACCACCACCTCTCCTACCTCGGCGGCGACACCAAAATCGTCGCCGTCGACCGCGCCGTCAAATTCTCCCAATTCTCCGCCAAGCTCAAATCCCTCCTCTCCGACGCCGCCGAGATATCCGTCAAATACCAGCTCCCCGGCGAGGACCTCGACGCCCTAGTCTCTCTAATCGACGACGACGACGTGGAGCACATGATGATAGAGTACGACCGCATGCAGAGGATCTCCCCCAAACCCGCCCGCCTCCGCATATTCGTATTCAACATTTCCGCTCCGGTTAAACCGGTCGCCGCGTcaaacccggattacttattCGGGTTCGACAAGGAGAACCAGCCCAGCATCGCCCAGACCCCGCTCGATCTCTTCCCGGTTCCCTCCCGGTTCAGCAATGGACCGGTGGTTCATCGGGTACCGGTTGCTGCGTATGGCTATTCGTATGGGAACCGAGAGCAGTCGGTTTACAATTTAATTCCGATGATGCCCCCGGTTTCGGTTGTGAATGGCGTGGAACTGAATGGGAATATGCGTCATGTTTGA